A single window of Rhipicephalus microplus isolate Deutch F79 chromosome 5, USDA_Rmic, whole genome shotgun sequence DNA harbors:
- the LOC119185707 gene encoding putative acetylcholine receptor chaperone, whose protein sequence is MKSIVLTTLSVFLGLFFIFVGSMKVTPNINREMHREIRRNFVQYSKVFPFSKLLNFKMNPKIYRLFIGWSEVVCGTILVLVPGRIKQLANLVLLVLVLGAVYTHAALRDKFERMAPSIVFSLMLGCRLVVFYQVQGRERKKQALHATSSSAVAAAVAAQQSQEAAARPKVD, encoded by the exons ATGAAGTCTATCGTGCTGACCACTCTCTCCGTTTTCTTGGGACTCTTCTTCATATTCGTTGGCTCCATGAAAGTGACGCCGAACATCAACCGCGAGATGCACCGTGAGATC AGGCGCAACTTTGTGCAGTACTCCAAAGTGTTTCCCTTCAGCAAGCTGCTTAACTTCAAGATGAACCCCAAGATTTACCGGCTCTTCATTGGCTGGTCTGAGGTGGTCTGTGGGACTATCCTAGTTCTTGTACCAG GTCGGATCAAGCAGCTGGCCAACTTGGTCCTCCTCGTGCTGGTGCTGGGTGCCGTCTACACGCACGCTGCACTGCGGGACAAGTTTGAGCGCATGGCACCCTCCATCGTGTTCAGCCTGATGCTGGGCTGTCGCCTGGTCGTCTTCTACCAGGTGCAGGGCCGCGAGCGCAAGAAGCAGGCCCTTCACGCCACGAGCTCCTCCGCAGTGGCAGCGGCAGTGGCCGCCCAGCAGTCTCAGGAGGCGGCTGCGAGACCCAAAGTCGACTGA